Proteins from one Anopheles nili chromosome 2, idAnoNiliSN_F5_01, whole genome shotgun sequence genomic window:
- the LOC128721592 gene encoding protein pangolin, isoforms A/H/I/S-like, translating into MPHNSSTGDELGSTDEVKVFKDEGDRDDEKLSENLLEEKSSLIDLTESEEKTVKNGTTRHESSNSLYGGSGAGGGVTGSKLPHGAPHPGFNMGYIVPPYSYPNGAAGGLPVSMANKMSLPPFFCHNGDHLSSPPPAHCGILPYQLDPKTMSLTRPPLYSFPTSQYPYPMLSPDMLPVAPSWHTPSLYSPATGFRTPYPSSLQIYTSLSSDFYRYSPTLLPPSIHPSHPALNAGHPAIITPGPKQDIPGGGGSHRGADRTGASIKQESSASGNDHESSGGHHHHHHSHHHRSSGSYHHHHHRSSGGDQHGSSNNNNSNHHTNHNHHNHHGSNNGSGGGGGGGGHKHQSLAEREAALEKKRSHVKKPLNAFMLYMKEMRAKVVAECTLKESAAINQILGRKWHSLSREEQSVYYDKARQERQLHMELYPGWTARDNYGYGAKKKKRKKDRSPADPGGNSMKKCRARYGLDQQNQWCKPCRRKKKCIRYKEAGGIDRSGDGGSDREGGRDRGDGSDDAIGSCGSMEDDSSKSPGEEDEDRESINQSLSSPRCLSVLSSLQSPSTSIASPLNLLASPATPTNFYHHHDHLGLASMIASAQQQHQQQQLQQQLQQQQQQQQHYLHQQHHHHHHHHQQAAAAAAVAAAALQNVSDKLNNISNDSGIGSTQLNNSYSNNFSPYNNHHTMRTNSSSSSAASNGTGGGNSGILNNGPSGPTTNGTVGSLGKSPAALLPPTASTPTLAPPTPSSSSSSSSSSSSSSSSSLSSSSSSTPSLQIPPHLQQLNLKTSPPLLPNTPPSSGGSSVSSTTALAIKEELPDSSTGNGPVGSPSSGTHLPASSSTSPTSGTSDFLLHPAHHHHLASMHHGSALQLGHAIGKTNGDLSPTTTTTTAAAVAAAAAAGAVATSALTTAAAATSSNDTGPAVTNGGNSRSSSSSSQIASDSFPYLRCW; encoded by the exons ATGCCTCACAACAGCTCCACCGGCGATGAGCTGGGCAGCACGGACGAGGTGAAGGTATTCAAGGACGAGGGCGACCGGGACGACGAGAAGCTGTCGGAGAACCTGCTGGAGGAGAAATCGAGCCTTATCGATCTGACCGAGAGTGAGGAGAAAACGGTTAAAAATGGGACGACACGCCACGAAAGCTCCAACTCGCTGTACGGTGGTAGCGGGGCAGGTGGCGGTGTGACCGGAAGCAAGCTACCCCACGGGGCGCCTCATCCCGGTTTCAACATGGGATACATTGTACCTCCCTACTCCTACCCAAATGGAGCCGCCGGAGGGCTTCCGGTGTCGATGGCGAATAAGATGAGCCTGCCGCCTTTCTTCTGCCACAATGGGGATCACCTTTCGTCACCTCCACCAGCCCACTGCGGCATCCTGCCGTACCAGCTGGACCCGAAGACGATGAGTCTGACGAGGCCCCCGTTGTACAGCTTCCCCACCAGCCAGTACCCCTACCCGATGCTCAGCCCGGACATGCTTCCGGTGGCGCCATCCTGGCACACTCCCTCGCTGTACAGCCCGGCCACGGGTTTCCGGACACCGTATCCTTCCTCGTTGCAGATCTACACGTCGCTTTCGAGCGACTTCTACCGCTACTCGCCCACCCTGCTCCCGCCCAGCATCCATCCGTCTCATCCGGCGTTGAACGCGGGCCATCCGGCCATCATCACACCCGGACCCAAACAGGACATCCCTGGTGGGGGAGGCTCTCATCGGGGGGCGGATCGgacgggcgcctccatcaagcAGGAGTCGTCGGCGTCCGGCAACGATCACGAGTCCTCGGGagggcaccaccaccatcaccatagTCACCATCATCGATCGTCGGGCTcctaccatcatcatcatcatcgatcgaGTGGAGGAGACCAGCATGGCAgcagtaacaacaacaacagcaaccaccACACGAACCACAACCATCACAACCATCACGGCAGCAACAACGGGAGTGGAggtggagggggagggggtggccACAAGCACCAATCGTTGGCAGAACGCGAAGCGGCCCTGGAGAAGAAGCGTAGCCACGTGAAGAAACCGCTGAATGCGTTTATGCTATACATGAAGGAGATGCGCGCGAAAGTGGTGGCCGAATGCACGCTCAAGGAGTCGGCCGCCATTAACCAGATCCTCGGGCGCAAATGGCACTCGTTGTCACGGGAAGAACAGAGCGTGTACTACGACAAGGCGCGCCAGGAGCGTCAACTCCACATGGAGCTGTATCCGGGCTGGACGGCACGGGACAACTACGGGTACGgtgcgaagaagaagaagaggaaaaaggaTCGTAGCCCGGCGGACCCGGGTGGGAACAGCATGAAGAAGTGTCGAGCACGGTATGGGCTCGACCAGCAGAACCAGTGGTGTAAACCATGCCGACGTAAGAAGAAGTGCATCCGGTACAAGGAGGCGGGTGGTATCGATCGAAGCGGTGATGGAGGAAGTGATCGAGAGGGTGGGCGGGACCGGGGTGACGGATCGGATGATGCGATTGGGAGCTGCGGTAGTATGGAGGATGATAGCAGCAAATCACCGGGCGAAGAGGACGAAGATCGCGAATCGATCAATCAATCGCTCTCGAGCCCACGCTGCCTGAGTGTCCTTTCGAGCCTGCAGTCGCCTTCCACAAGCATTGCGTCACCGTTGAATCTGCTCGCAAGCCCTGCAACACCAACCAATTTCTACCATCACCACGATCACCTCGGGTTGGCGTCGATGATCGCCTcagcccagcagcagcaccagcagcaacagctgcagcagcagcttcagcaacagcagcaacaacagcaacactacctgcatcaacaacatcaccaccaccaccatcatcaccaacaggcggcggcagcagcggcagtAGCCGCAGCAGCTCTCCAAAACGTCAGCGACAAGCTGAACAACATCAGCAACGACTCGGGCATCGGGAGTACGCAGCTCAACAACAGCTACAGCAACAACTTTAGTCCctacaacaaccaccacacgATGCGGACAAACTCCTCTTCATCGTCGGCGGCGAGCAATGGTACTGGGGGTGGAAATTCGGGGATTCTAAACAATGGACCGTCCGGGCCGACCACCAACGGGACCGTGGGGAGTCTCGGGAAAAGCCCAGCTGCCCTGTTACCCCCGACAGCGTCCACCCCGACGCTAGCTCCACCAacgccgtcgtcgtcctcatcgtcgtcctcgtcgtcatcgtcctcgtcatcatCCTCGCTATCGTCTTCCTCATCATCTACCCCATCGCTGCAGATTCCGCCACATCTGCAGCAGCTTAATCTGAAGACGTCCCCACCGCTGCTACCCAACACGCCACCCTCCTCGGGTGGATCATCCGTGTCCTCCACGACAGCGCTCGCCATCAAGGAGGAACTGCCCGATAGTAGCACCGGAAATGGGCCCGTAGGGTCACCTTCCTCCGGTACACACCTACCCGCCTCGTCCTCCACCAGTCCGACGTCGGGGACGAGCGATTTCCTGCTACACCccgcccatcatcatcacctcgCCTCCATGCATCATGGCAGCGCCCTACAGCTAGGGCACGCGATCGGCAAAACCAACGGTGATCTCTCccccacgacgacgacgacgacggctgcggcggtggcggcggcagcggcagcgggGGCCGTGGCCACGAGTGCGCTGACTACGGCCGCAGCAGCAACCAGCAGTAACGACACCGGCCCAGCAGTCACCAATGGCGGCAACAGTcggagcagcagtagcagtagtcAAATCGCTAGTGATAG TTTTCCATACCTACGCTGTTGGTGA